From a single Verrucomicrobiota bacterium genomic region:
- a CDS encoding ABC transporter ATP-binding protein produces MIRLEAVVKTFRLGQVPVPALRGIDLTIEPGELVAIMGPSGSGKTTLLHVVGCLMRPTSGRYVLAGRNVDSLGEFGLARVRNGHVGFVFQAFNLLPRFSALGNVELPLVYSRVAAHERRGRALAALDQVGLAGRVHHRPRQMSGGEQQRVAIARALVTGPALILADEPTGNLDSASGAAIMDILVELNRSGKTVIVVTHEHTIAERARRIVQLLDGRVVSDGRTP; encoded by the coding sequence TTGATCCGTCTCGAGGCGGTCGTCAAGACGTTTCGCCTCGGCCAAGTGCCGGTGCCGGCGCTGCGCGGCATCGATCTGACGATCGAGCCGGGCGAGCTTGTCGCCATCATGGGGCCGTCGGGCTCGGGCAAGACGACGCTGCTGCACGTCGTCGGCTGCCTCATGCGCCCGACGAGTGGGCGCTACGTGCTTGCCGGCCGCAACGTCGACTCGCTCGGCGAGTTCGGGCTCGCCCGCGTTCGCAACGGCCACGTCGGGTTTGTGTTCCAGGCGTTCAACCTGCTCCCGCGCTTCTCGGCGCTCGGCAACGTCGAGCTGCCGCTCGTCTACTCGCGCGTGGCCGCGCACGAGCGGCGCGGCCGCGCGCTTGCGGCACTCGACCAGGTCGGGCTTGCCGGACGCGTGCACCATCGGCCGCGCCAGATGAGCGGCGGCGAGCAGCAGCGCGTGGCCATCGCGCGCGCGCTGGTCACCGGGCCGGCGCTCATTCTGGCCGACGAGCCGACGGGCAACCTCGACAGCGCGAGCGGGGCGGCCATCATGGACATCCTGGTCGAGCTGAACCGGTCCGGCAAGACGGTCATCGTCGTCACCCACGAGCACACGATCGCCGAGCGCGCGCGACGTATCGTCCAGTTGCTCGACGGGCGCGTCGTCTCGGACGGGAGGACGCCATGA